From Gouania willdenowi chromosome 18, fGouWil2.1, whole genome shotgun sequence, one genomic window encodes:
- the khnyn gene encoding NEDD4-binding protein 1, which produces MAHSNGSVGGGSALEEVEDEFACAGMLRGSVMALHSSVERIFKVAFTIGDDNPTQENNGQIWLKMRGPIGNVKAAKLFVKGVVNQEEQQEVSFPSILLCVFCGARGLFMDSLIRNTSAHIVIGSPGFLLISGLEKPVVRAYSLISNLIERYEECKGQETGTRSSDKTLYSRRAFKALVEKWEDRHILDLLVLPVSVKEILLDSVHESGLGNERNTDSSWNLEGNDPSGMAVQLVDGTDAGLEKDSVQNKPARGPFSPTGTQRWAEGEQSLDVGLDEDTQLPKGNKEIGLLLKFFTTMGYTEDVVKRVLARTELKEASQILDLVQQEQDRSEQEQSLTAIEGREVNRPCETEHREDKGQIHLGEAVGNRRSRVGVDGTQLKQDEDFVLGVMKKAAASCGYSEQNVAKVYNMLPDRSTHRLLLELQQREGGKEGPEVTEDMVQGKHRPLPSRREPETFTPEVKTEVKQKVELKIPRSKEGLSTWSPEPQEVSSSKQKQTQPPKTKITPPEAGHVNLFPYFLNKPQTHTTHWFDLPTPAQPKQPLQAHQRAPFSPKDPPLRVKDRQGALPSSVTGEQRFLEGLQTPFHLNLTDKRGDPELRMVIIDASNVAMSHGLGHFFSCRGIALAVQHFWDRGHRNIQALLPRWRQKNDPRNKEPHFLGELHDLGLLSYTPSREVQGKRISSYDDRFLLQLADNTDGVIVTNDNLRDLVEESAAWREIIKKRLLQYTFVGDHFMVPDDPLGRGGPHLEDFLRSGKRFPDLGSHPFAAQSQHSRPALLNFYEQTLDVDPDPGAERRKNGAESGQRRGPNLPTRSAEQTAALRESLIQVFPDQDNIVTLVLQCHVTETDINVLSDLILEQQLESD; this is translated from the exons ATGGCTCACAGCAATGGGAGCGTGGGCGGCGGCTCCGCTCTGGAAGAGGTGGAGGATGAGTTTGCGTGTGCGGGGATGCTGCGAGGCTCCGTCATGGCCCTTCACTCCAGTGTGGAGCGCATCTTTAAAGTGGCGTTTACGATTGGAGACGACAACCCAACGCAAGAGAACAACGGGCAGATCTGGCTGAAGATGCGTGGGCCGATCGGCAACGTGAAAGCAGCTAAA tTGTTCGTCAAAGGGGTCGTGAACCAGGAAGAGCAACAGGAGGTGTCCTTTCCCAGCATCCTTCTCTGCGTCTTCTGCGGAGCCCGAGGGCTGTTCATGGACAGCCTGATCAGAAACACGTCAGCACACATCGTC ATCGGCTCTCCAGGCTTCCTGCTCATATCTGGTCTGGAGAAGCCGGTGGTCCGGGCCTACTCCCTTATCTCAAACTTGATCGAGAGATACGAGGAGTGCAAAGGTCAGGAGACCGGGACTAGAAGCTCAGATAAAACCTTGTACTCACGCCGGGCCTTCAAAGCTCTGGTGGAGAAATGGGAAGATCGACATATTCTGGATCTTCTCGTCCTGCCGGTGTCGGTAAAGGAAATCCTCCTAGATTCGGTCCATGAATCTGGACTTGGAAATGAAAGAAACACAGATTCTTCATGGAATTTGGAGGGTAATGATCCATCTGGAATGGCCGTTCAATTGGTTGATGGAACGGATGCTGGTTTGGAAAAGGACTCTGTCCAGAACAAACCTGCCAGAGGTCCTTTTTCTCCGACCGGAACCCAACGATGGGCAGAAGGGGAACAAAGTCTTGATGTTGGGTTAGATGAGGATACCCAGTTACCAAAGGGAAACAAAGAAATTGGTCTTCTTTTGAAGTTCTTCACCACCATGGGATACACGGAGGATGTGGTGAAACGAGTTCTAGCTCGAACTGAGCTTAAAGAGGCCTCACAGATCCTGGACTTGGTTCAACAGGAGCAGGATCGCAGTGAGCAAGAACAGAGCCTCACCGCTATCGAAGGGAGGGAGGTCAACCGACCgtgtgagacggagcacagagaaGACAAAGGACAGATCCACCTAGGAGAAGCAGTAGGAAACAGAAGGTCTAGAGTTGGTGTTGATGGAACTCAGTTAAAACAGGATGAAGATTTTGTTCTGGGCGTGATGAAGAAAGCCGCGGCCAGCTGCGGTTACTCCGAGCAGAACGTCGCTAAGGTCTACAACATGTTGCCTGACCGATCCACTCATCGGTTGCTGCTTGAACTGCAACAAAGGGAAGGAGGCAAGGAAGGACCTGAAGTTACGGAAGATATGGTGCAAGGCAAACATAGACCTCTGCCGTCAAGACGAGAACCTGAGACTTTTACACCCGAAGTAAAGACTGAGGTAAAACAGAAAGTAGAGTTAAAGATTCCCAGATCTAAAGAAGGTCTCAGTACCTGGAGCCCCGAACCTCAAGAAGTCTCTTCTTCTAAACAAAAGCAAACCCAACCTCCAAAGACAAAAATCACTCCACCTGAAGCTGGTCACGTCAACTTATTCCCTTATTTCCTGAACAAGCCACAAACTCACACCACCCACTGGTTTGATCTTCCCACACCAGCACAACCAAAACAACCACTTCAAGCCCACCAACGTGCACCTTTCTCCCCCAAAGACCCTCCCCTCAGAGTGAAGGACAGACAGGGGGCGCTGCCTTCGTCGGTGACCGGAGAGCAGCGTTTCCTGGAAGGTTTACAGACGCCATTTCATCTAAATCTCACAGACAAACGTGGAGATCCAGAGCTGAGGATGGTCATCATAGACGCGAGCAACGTGGCCATGAG TCACGGTCTTGGCCACTTCTTCTCGTGTCGAGGCATAGCTCTAGCTGTCCAACACTTCTGGGATCGAGGCCACCGTAACATCCAGGCGCTGCTGCCGCGCTGGAGGCAGAAGAACGACCCCAGGAATAAAG AGCCGCACTTTCTGGGCGAGCTGCACGACCTGGGCCTGCTTTCATACACGCCGTCCAGAGAGGTGCAAGGCAAGCGGATCTCCTCCTACGATGACCG gtTCCTGCTGCAGCTGGCTGACAACACGGACGGTGTGATCGTAACCAACGACAACCTCAGAGACCTGGTGGAGGAATCCGCTGCGTGGAGGGAGATCATCAAGAAGAG acTCCTCCAGTACACGTTTGTTGGAGACCACTTCATGGTTCCTGATGATCCTCTGGGTCGAGGAGGGCCTCACCTGGAGGACTTTCTGCGCTCAGGGAAAAG GTTTCCTGATCTTGGAAGTCACCCGTTTGCTGCCCAATCCCAGCACTCCCGCCCAGCGCTGCTGAACTTTTACGAACAAACACTAGATGTTGATCCAGACCCAGGGGCCGAGCGCAGGAAGAATGGGGCGGAGTCAGGACAGCGTAGAGGTCCCAACCTGCCGACCCGTAGCGCTGAACAGACGGCGGCCCTCAGAGAGAGCCTGATCCAGGTGTTTCCTGATCAGGATAACATAGTGACGCTAGTGCTCCAGTGTCACGTGACAGAGACGGACATCAACGTCCTGTCTGATCTCATCCTGGAGCAGCAGCTGGAGTCGGACTGA
- the LOC114480516 gene encoding adenylate cyclase type 2 isoform X1 — translation MPERRPKDKKGSAEAKSPVPPMPDIMVTSSTEEDKIATFDILEMDDFNDIRKSEKSNPPSVEVGVTKTVKGPKPERPKMLGWTFFNRKKKETLDQPSSQEVELSGKEVEPSVKAEEPSGKAVEPSSKALDPLGACDSDYGSSSSSLGVFSSTIDITKEELAKTSLDDDDEGVTNSSKPRLSEISTTSHDFSSKARDDINVQWDDDENEDEDNRSTHSRRSARENVSCCYRAVNRCFLRCVEETPAMLWGLVLSMVFCVVIIIVIPSTRRFTLQDMVTHVGALAVCCVVLCLSTALLICLPWLATVRRCGGALALFVWGTLYITAIVFIFTGGPVTTWEQVGFFLFLSLSVYTVLPLSVTWALIVGIWTSVSHIIIISVYVPVTSPETPDLAVQLVANAVLFVCVNCVGVYHLCRTNCGLRESNQKREEFSAIRSQKEVKKYQQEQLLLSVLPHYIAVELKTEVMKRLSKNEDTEESKVKGHNFHSFYIRQHKDVSILYADIVGFTKLASSCTPVELVAMLNKLFGKFDDIAMKHGCLRIKILGDCYYCVSGLPDPIPNHARNCVQMGLEMCTAIGKVREATGVDINMRVGVHTGNVLSGVIGLQKWQYDVWSHDVTLANHMESGGLPGRVHITEETLQHLNGAYQVENTDGGSRDPLLTGKKTYFVIDPKNPASGPRSHKLVSRLAAAENPQRASVKMTQYLQNWNNVPPFANLRDPNAKRLNKKFILGNFILSPSQLVPERRQSHNHKSSVSLDNSARRSLDTLDSAGKKAKRLNCLTLLFDDLSLEKTFRLSALKGIHYSMGCLALIFVTIFIVQMLVSEKNFELAVSYGATFPVVVLLLFISFTGYLEKWRSKMPPSVQWISGISNGLATIAVLRLFVVILCVLITLLMAILNYFFLPGQNCTSITNGTELENLRLYTGPYYLYCCLLAMLGVIVFIRTSMLVKILLLTLAVVVYLALFLHVYAPRSACLVQLLYHNGSQPGVLKDPQIMSGVWLVIFYIIGLILARQDELGCRVDFLLERCFQTEREEMEMMENVNKLLLQNVLPQHVASFFMGKAVCNQVHTYIKVPMKKDFGFYFYLKYLVSLLFLQDLYSQSYDSVCVMFASVPQFKEYYTESSSNKDGLECLRLLNEIIADFDELLSKPKFSSVEKIKTIGSTYMAAAGLTYTPPGDERKKLEMSYSHVRSMVDFAFALMNKLELINTHSFNSFKLRVGINHGPVIAGVIGAHKPQYDIWGNSVNVASRMDSTGVLDKIQVTEETAQIVESVGYSITLRGKINVKGKGELTTFFINTDQGTPHF, via the exons ATGCCAGAGCGACGTCCGAAGGACAAGAAGGGCTCTGCAGAAGCTAAATCCCCAGTGCCCCCGATGCCCGACATCATGGTCACCTCTTCCACAGAGGAGGATAAAATTGCTACTTTTGACATCCTAGAGATGGACGACTTCAACGACATCAGGAAAAGTGAAAAAAGCAACCCGCCATCTGTGGAGGTTGGTGTGACGAAGACTGTTAAAGGCCCCAAACCAGAACGGCCCAAGATGTTAGGATGGACtttttttaacaggaaaaaGAAGGAAACACTTGACCAACCGTCGAGCCAGGAGGTGGAACTGTCGGGCAAGGAGGTGGAACCGTCGGTCAAGGCGGAGGAACCGTCGGGCAAGGCGGTGGAACCGTCGAGCAAGGCACTGGACCCTTTGGGTGCATGCGACTCCGACTACGGCAGCAGCTCATCCAGCCTGGGAGTTTTTAGCTCCACCATCGACATCACTAAGGAAGAACTCGCCAAGACGAGCCTCGACGACGACGACGAAGGTGTAACGAACTCGTCCAAACCCCGGCTGAGCGAGATCTCGACCACATCCCATGATTTCTCCTCCAAAGCCAGAGACGACATCAACGTCCAGTGGGACGACGACGAAAACGAGGACGAGGACAACCGCAGTACTCACTCGCGGCGTAGCGCCAGAGAAAACGTTTCCTGCTGCTACCGCGCCGTCAACCGGTGCTTCCTGCGCTGCGTGGAGGAGACTCCGGCCATGCTGTGGGGATTGGTGCTGTCCATGGTCTTCTGTGTGGTCATCATCATTGTAATCCCTTCCACGAGACGG TTCACATTACAGGACATGGTCACCCATGTGGGCGCTCTGGCGGTCTGTTGCGTAGTCCTCTGCCTCAGCACTGCCCTGCTCATCTGCCTACCCTGGCTAGCCACCGTGAGGCGCTGTGGAGGCGCCTTGGCCCTTTTCGTCTGGGGGACCCTTTACATCACTGCCATCGTCTTCATCTTCACAGGAGGGCCGGTCACCACATGGGAGCAG GTGgggttcttcctcttcctctctctgaGTGTGTACACGGTGCTGCCGCTCTCTGTGACCTGGGCCCTCATCGTTGGGATCTGGACCAGTGTCtctcacatcatcatcatcagcgtCTATGTCCCCGTAACCAGCCCAGAGACTCCAGACTTGGCCGTTCAG TTGGTGGCCAACGCcgtgctgtttgtgtgtgtgaactgcGTCGGGGTTTACCATCTGTGTAGGACGAACTGTGGCCTGAGGGAGTCCAATCAGAAGAGGGAGGAGTTCAGCGCTATTCGCTCCCAGAAGGAAGTGAAGAAATACCAGCAG GAGCAGCTCCTGCTGTCCGTGCTGCCACACTACATCGCTGTGGAGCTGAAGACCGAGGTGATGAAGAGGCTGTCCAAGAACGAGGACACGGAGGAGAGCAAGGTCAAGGGCCACAACTTCCACAGCTTCTACATACGACAGCACAAAGACGTCAG CATCCTTTACGCAGACATCGTAGGCTTCACTAAACTGGCGAGTAGCTGCACCCCGGTGGAGCTGGTGGCGATGCTCAACAAGCTGTTTGGGAAATTTGACGACATTGCCATG AAACACGGCTGTCTGCGTATTAAGATCCTGGGGGACTGCTACTACTGCGTGTCCGGACTCCCCGACCCCATCCCCAACCACGCCAGGAACTGTGTCCAGATGGGACTGGAAATGTGCACGGCCATTGG TAAAGTGCGCGAGGCGACGGGCGTGGACATCAACATGCGGGTAGGCGTGCACACGGGAAACGTGCTCTCTGGCGTGATCGGCCTGCAGAAGTGGCAGTACGACGTGTGGTCACATGACGTCACGCTAGCCAATCACATGGAGTCTGGAGGCCTCCCGGG GCGCGTCCACATCACAGAGGAGACGCTACAACACTTGAACGGAGCGTACCAAGTAGAGAACACTGATGGGGGGAGTCGGGATCCTCTTCTCACTGGGAAAAAAACCTATTTTGTGATCGACCCCAAAAACCCAGCCAGTGGCCCCAGGAGTCACAAACTG GTCAGCCGACTGGCGGCGGCAGAAAACCCCCAGCGAGCGTCCGTGAAGATGACCCAGTACCTCCAGAACTGGAACAACGTCCCCCCGTTCGCTAACCTGAGAGACCCCAACGCCAAGCGGCTCAACAAGAAGTTCATCCTGGGAAACTTCATCCTCAGTCCCTCCCAGCTGGTgccg GAAAGACGACAGAGTCACAACCACAAATCCAG TGTGTCTCTGGATAATTCTGCACGTAGGTCTCTGGACACGTTGGACTCTGCAGG GAAAAAAGCAAAGAGGCTTAATTGTCTGACTTTGCTGTTTGACGACCTCAGCCTTGAGAAAACT TTTCGTCTCTCGGCACTGAAAGGCATCCATTACTCCATGGGCTGCCTGGCTTTGATCTTTGTGACCATTTTCATCGTCCAGATGCTCGTCTCTGAAAA GAATTTTGAGCTGGCCGTGTCGTATGGCGCTACGTTCCCTGTGGTGGTTCTGCTTCTCTTCATCTCTTTCACTGGATATTTGGAG AAATGGCGCTCCAAGATGCCGCCGAGTGTCCAGTGGATTTCTGGCATCTCCAACGGTCTCGCCACCATAGCTGTCCTCCGCCTGTTCGTGGTTATTCTGTGCGTCCTCATCACTCTGCTGATGGCCATCCTCaactat TTCTTCCTCCCAGGACAAAACTGCACCTCCATCACCAACGGGACAGAGTTGGAAAATCTCCGACTCTACACTGGCCCA TACTACCTGTACTGCTGTCTGCTGGCCATGCTGGGAGTGATCGTCTTTATCAGGACGAGCATGTTGGTGAAGATCCTGCTGCTGACGCTGGCCGTGGTGGTTTATCTCGCCCTGTTCCTCCATGTTTACGCCCCGAGGTCGGCCTGCCTCGTCCAGCTGCTGTACCACAACGGCTCCCA ACCTGGTGTGCTGAAAGACCCCCAGATCATGTCGGGAGTTTGGCTCGTCATCTTTTACATCATCGGCTTGATTCTGGCCCGACAg GACGAGCTGGGCTGCCGTGTGGACTTCCTGTTGGAGCGCTGCTTCCAGACAGAGAGGGAGGAGATGGAGATGATGGAGAATGTGAAcaagctgctgctgcagaacGTGTTGCCTCAGCACGTGGCCTCGTTCTTCATGGGCAAAGCCGTCTGTAACCAGGTACACACATACATTAAGGTCCCAATGAAGAAAGACTTTGGCTTCTACTTTTATCTAAAATATTTGGTGTCCTTATTGTTCCTTCAGGACTTGTACAGCCAGTCGTATGATTccgtgtgtgtgatgtttgcgTCGGTGCCACAGTTCAAAGAGTATTACACAGAGAGCAGCTCCAACAAGGATGGCCTGGAGTGTCTGCGTCTGCTCAACGAGATCATCGCAGACTTCGACGAG CTTCTCTCCAAACCAAAGTTCTCCTCAGTGGAAAAGATCAAGACCATCGGCAGCACATACATGGCAGCGGCAGGACTGACGTACACGCCTCCAGGAGACGAGAGAAAG AAGCTGGAGATGTCCTACAGCCACGTGCGCTCCATGGTGGACTTTGCCTTTGCTCTGATGAATAAACTGGAGCTGATCAACACTCACTCCTTCAACAGCTTTAAGCTGCGCGTGG GAATAAATCACGGGCCGGTGATTGCAGGAGTTATCGGAGCCCACAAACCTCAGTACGACATCTGGGGGAACTCTGTGAACGTGGCCAGCAGGATGGACAGCACGGGAGTGCTGGACAAGATCCag
- the LOC114480516 gene encoding adenylate cyclase type 2 isoform X2: MPERRPKDKKGSAEAKSPVPPMPDIMVTSSTEEDKIATFDILEMDDFNDIRKSEKSNPPSVEVGVTKTVKGPKPERPKMLGWTFFNRKKKETLDQPSSQEVELSGKEVEPSVKAEEPSGKAVEPSSKALDPLGACDSDYGSSSSSLGVFSSTIDITKEELAKTSLDDDDEGVTNSSKPRLSEISTTSHDFSSKARDDINVQWDDDENEDEDNRSTHSRRSARENVSCCYRAVNRCFLRCVEETPAMLWGLVLSMVFCVVIIIVIPSTRRFTLQDMVTHVGALAVCCVVLCLSTALLICLPWLATVRRCGGALALFVWGTLYITAIVFIFTGGPVTTWEQVGFFLFLSLSVYTVLPLSVTWALIVGIWTSVSHIIIISVYVPVTSPETPDLAVQLVANAVLFVCVNCVGVYHLCRTNCGLRESNQKREEFSAIRSQKEVKKYQQEQLLLSVLPHYIAVELKTEVMKRLSKNEDTEESKVKGHNFHSFYIRQHKDVSILYADIVGFTKLASSCTPVELVAMLNKLFGKFDDIAMKHGCLRIKILGDCYYCVSGLPDPIPNHARNCVQMGLEMCTAIGKVREATGVDINMRVGVHTGNVLSGVIGLQKWQYDVWSHDVTLANHMESGGLPGRVHITEETLQHLNGAYQVENTDGGSRDPLLTGKKTYFVIDPKNPASGPRSHKLVSRLAAAENPQRASVKMTQYLQNWNNVPPFANLRDPNAKRLNKKFILGNFILSPSQLVPERRQSHNHKSSVSLDNSARRSLDTLDSAGKKAKRLNCLTLLFDDLSLEKTFRLSALKGIHYSMGCLALIFVTIFIVQMLVSEKNFELAVSYGATFPVVVLLLFISFTGYLEKWRSKMPPSVQWISGISNGLATIAVLRLFVVILCVLITLLMAILNYFFLPGQNCTSITNGTELENLRLYTGPYYLYCCLLAMLGVIVFIRTSMLVKILLLTLAVVVYLALFLHVYAPRSACLVQLLYHNGSQPGVLKDPQIMSGVWLVIFYIIGLILARQDELGCRVDFLLERCFQTEREEMEMMENVNKLLLQNVLPQHVASFFMGKAVCNQDLYSQSYDSVCVMFASVPQFKEYYTESSSNKDGLECLRLLNEIIADFDELLSKPKFSSVEKIKTIGSTYMAAAGLTYTPPGDERKKLEMSYSHVRSMVDFAFALMNKLELINTHSFNSFKLRVGINHGPVIAGVIGAHKPQYDIWGNSVNVASRMDSTGVLDKIQVTEETAQIVESVGYSITLRGKINVKGKGELTTFFINTDQGTPHF; encoded by the exons ATGCCAGAGCGACGTCCGAAGGACAAGAAGGGCTCTGCAGAAGCTAAATCCCCAGTGCCCCCGATGCCCGACATCATGGTCACCTCTTCCACAGAGGAGGATAAAATTGCTACTTTTGACATCCTAGAGATGGACGACTTCAACGACATCAGGAAAAGTGAAAAAAGCAACCCGCCATCTGTGGAGGTTGGTGTGACGAAGACTGTTAAAGGCCCCAAACCAGAACGGCCCAAGATGTTAGGATGGACtttttttaacaggaaaaaGAAGGAAACACTTGACCAACCGTCGAGCCAGGAGGTGGAACTGTCGGGCAAGGAGGTGGAACCGTCGGTCAAGGCGGAGGAACCGTCGGGCAAGGCGGTGGAACCGTCGAGCAAGGCACTGGACCCTTTGGGTGCATGCGACTCCGACTACGGCAGCAGCTCATCCAGCCTGGGAGTTTTTAGCTCCACCATCGACATCACTAAGGAAGAACTCGCCAAGACGAGCCTCGACGACGACGACGAAGGTGTAACGAACTCGTCCAAACCCCGGCTGAGCGAGATCTCGACCACATCCCATGATTTCTCCTCCAAAGCCAGAGACGACATCAACGTCCAGTGGGACGACGACGAAAACGAGGACGAGGACAACCGCAGTACTCACTCGCGGCGTAGCGCCAGAGAAAACGTTTCCTGCTGCTACCGCGCCGTCAACCGGTGCTTCCTGCGCTGCGTGGAGGAGACTCCGGCCATGCTGTGGGGATTGGTGCTGTCCATGGTCTTCTGTGTGGTCATCATCATTGTAATCCCTTCCACGAGACGG TTCACATTACAGGACATGGTCACCCATGTGGGCGCTCTGGCGGTCTGTTGCGTAGTCCTCTGCCTCAGCACTGCCCTGCTCATCTGCCTACCCTGGCTAGCCACCGTGAGGCGCTGTGGAGGCGCCTTGGCCCTTTTCGTCTGGGGGACCCTTTACATCACTGCCATCGTCTTCATCTTCACAGGAGGGCCGGTCACCACATGGGAGCAG GTGgggttcttcctcttcctctctctgaGTGTGTACACGGTGCTGCCGCTCTCTGTGACCTGGGCCCTCATCGTTGGGATCTGGACCAGTGTCtctcacatcatcatcatcagcgtCTATGTCCCCGTAACCAGCCCAGAGACTCCAGACTTGGCCGTTCAG TTGGTGGCCAACGCcgtgctgtttgtgtgtgtgaactgcGTCGGGGTTTACCATCTGTGTAGGACGAACTGTGGCCTGAGGGAGTCCAATCAGAAGAGGGAGGAGTTCAGCGCTATTCGCTCCCAGAAGGAAGTGAAGAAATACCAGCAG GAGCAGCTCCTGCTGTCCGTGCTGCCACACTACATCGCTGTGGAGCTGAAGACCGAGGTGATGAAGAGGCTGTCCAAGAACGAGGACACGGAGGAGAGCAAGGTCAAGGGCCACAACTTCCACAGCTTCTACATACGACAGCACAAAGACGTCAG CATCCTTTACGCAGACATCGTAGGCTTCACTAAACTGGCGAGTAGCTGCACCCCGGTGGAGCTGGTGGCGATGCTCAACAAGCTGTTTGGGAAATTTGACGACATTGCCATG AAACACGGCTGTCTGCGTATTAAGATCCTGGGGGACTGCTACTACTGCGTGTCCGGACTCCCCGACCCCATCCCCAACCACGCCAGGAACTGTGTCCAGATGGGACTGGAAATGTGCACGGCCATTGG TAAAGTGCGCGAGGCGACGGGCGTGGACATCAACATGCGGGTAGGCGTGCACACGGGAAACGTGCTCTCTGGCGTGATCGGCCTGCAGAAGTGGCAGTACGACGTGTGGTCACATGACGTCACGCTAGCCAATCACATGGAGTCTGGAGGCCTCCCGGG GCGCGTCCACATCACAGAGGAGACGCTACAACACTTGAACGGAGCGTACCAAGTAGAGAACACTGATGGGGGGAGTCGGGATCCTCTTCTCACTGGGAAAAAAACCTATTTTGTGATCGACCCCAAAAACCCAGCCAGTGGCCCCAGGAGTCACAAACTG GTCAGCCGACTGGCGGCGGCAGAAAACCCCCAGCGAGCGTCCGTGAAGATGACCCAGTACCTCCAGAACTGGAACAACGTCCCCCCGTTCGCTAACCTGAGAGACCCCAACGCCAAGCGGCTCAACAAGAAGTTCATCCTGGGAAACTTCATCCTCAGTCCCTCCCAGCTGGTgccg GAAAGACGACAGAGTCACAACCACAAATCCAG TGTGTCTCTGGATAATTCTGCACGTAGGTCTCTGGACACGTTGGACTCTGCAGG GAAAAAAGCAAAGAGGCTTAATTGTCTGACTTTGCTGTTTGACGACCTCAGCCTTGAGAAAACT TTTCGTCTCTCGGCACTGAAAGGCATCCATTACTCCATGGGCTGCCTGGCTTTGATCTTTGTGACCATTTTCATCGTCCAGATGCTCGTCTCTGAAAA GAATTTTGAGCTGGCCGTGTCGTATGGCGCTACGTTCCCTGTGGTGGTTCTGCTTCTCTTCATCTCTTTCACTGGATATTTGGAG AAATGGCGCTCCAAGATGCCGCCGAGTGTCCAGTGGATTTCTGGCATCTCCAACGGTCTCGCCACCATAGCTGTCCTCCGCCTGTTCGTGGTTATTCTGTGCGTCCTCATCACTCTGCTGATGGCCATCCTCaactat TTCTTCCTCCCAGGACAAAACTGCACCTCCATCACCAACGGGACAGAGTTGGAAAATCTCCGACTCTACACTGGCCCA TACTACCTGTACTGCTGTCTGCTGGCCATGCTGGGAGTGATCGTCTTTATCAGGACGAGCATGTTGGTGAAGATCCTGCTGCTGACGCTGGCCGTGGTGGTTTATCTCGCCCTGTTCCTCCATGTTTACGCCCCGAGGTCGGCCTGCCTCGTCCAGCTGCTGTACCACAACGGCTCCCA ACCTGGTGTGCTGAAAGACCCCCAGATCATGTCGGGAGTTTGGCTCGTCATCTTTTACATCATCGGCTTGATTCTGGCCCGACAg GACGAGCTGGGCTGCCGTGTGGACTTCCTGTTGGAGCGCTGCTTCCAGACAGAGAGGGAGGAGATGGAGATGATGGAGAATGTGAAcaagctgctgctgcagaacGTGTTGCCTCAGCACGTGGCCTCGTTCTTCATGGGCAAAGCCGTCTGTAACCAG GACTTGTACAGCCAGTCGTATGATTccgtgtgtgtgatgtttgcgTCGGTGCCACAGTTCAAAGAGTATTACACAGAGAGCAGCTCCAACAAGGATGGCCTGGAGTGTCTGCGTCTGCTCAACGAGATCATCGCAGACTTCGACGAG CTTCTCTCCAAACCAAAGTTCTCCTCAGTGGAAAAGATCAAGACCATCGGCAGCACATACATGGCAGCGGCAGGACTGACGTACACGCCTCCAGGAGACGAGAGAAAG AAGCTGGAGATGTCCTACAGCCACGTGCGCTCCATGGTGGACTTTGCCTTTGCTCTGATGAATAAACTGGAGCTGATCAACACTCACTCCTTCAACAGCTTTAAGCTGCGCGTGG GAATAAATCACGGGCCGGTGATTGCAGGAGTTATCGGAGCCCACAAACCTCAGTACGACATCTGGGGGAACTCTGTGAACGTGGCCAGCAGGATGGACAGCACGGGAGTGCTGGACAAGATCCag